A single region of the Lycium barbarum isolate Lr01 chromosome 2, ASM1917538v2, whole genome shotgun sequence genome encodes:
- the LOC132627973 gene encoding B3 domain-containing protein Os07g0563300-like isoform X2 produces the protein MQMESHQSRNKVQEDPSAVGIQSAKELTSAAEPPVGIQEDWVACDKCQKWRLLPYGTEIKQLPERWLCSMLNWLPGMNHCDISEEETTRALRHLNSLRGTMDKLSKVKEKQREQGENANGKLPVKKQSAGELRLRKVDSHVACETPMKDPSTVGLQIARELTSGAKPPVAPVGIVQEDWIACDKCQKWRLLPYGTKIEQLPKRWLCSMLNWLPGMNNCDISEEETTRALHDLNSLRKNAGTSGAGVISADMHAYRRKEETLVN, from the exons ATGCAAATGGAAAGCCACCAGTCAAGAAACAAAGTGCAGGAG GATCCTTCAGCTGTGGGTATACAGAGTGCGAAGGAGCTGACATCTGCAGCTGAGCCACCAGTCGGTATCCAAGAAGATTGGGTTGCCTGTGATAAATGTCAGAAGTGGCGTCTTCTTCCATATGGTACAGAAATCAAGCAACTACCTGAGAGGTGGCTTTGCAGTATGTTAAACTGGCT TCCTGGAATGAACCATTGTGACATTAGCGAGGAGGAGACGACAAGAGCTCTGCGTCACCTAAATAGCCTTCGAG GGACCATGGATAAGTTGTCTAAAGTAAAAGAAAAGCAGAGAGAACAAGGTGAGAATGCAAATGGAAAGCTACCAGTCAAGAAACAAAGTGCAGGAGAGTTGCGTCTTCGTAAAG ttgatagTCACGTGGCATGTGAGACCCCTATGAAGGATCCTTCAACCGTGGGCCTACAGATTGCAAGGGAGCTGACATCTGGAGCTAAGCCACCAGTTGCTCCTGTCGGTATAGTCCAAGAAGATTGGATTGCCTGTGATAAATGTCAGAAGTGGCGTCTTCTTCCATATGGTACAAAAATCGAGCAACTGCCCAAGAGGTGGCTGTGCAGTATGTTAAACTGGCT GCCTGGAATGAACAATTGTGACATTAGTGAGGAGGAGACGACAAGAGCTCTGCATGACCTAAATAGCCTTCGAAAAAATGCTGGTACAAGTGGGGCTGGAGTAATTTCAGCTGATATGCATGCCTACCGGAGGAAAGAAGAAACATTAGTTAATTAA
- the LOC132627973 gene encoding B3 domain-containing protein Os07g0563300-like isoform X3, translating to MKDPSAVGIQSAKELTSAAEPPVGIQEDWVACDKCQKWRLLPYGTEIKQLPERWLCSMLNWLPGMNHCDISEEETTRALRHLNSLRGTMDKLSKVKEKQREQGENANGKLPVKKQSAGELRLRKVDSHVACETPMKDPSTVGLQIARELTSGAKPPVAPVGIVQEDWIACDKCQKWRLLPYGTKIEQLPKRWLCSMLNWLPGMNNCDISEEETTRALHDLNSLRKNAGTSGAGVISADMHAYRRKEETLVN from the exons ATGAAGGATCCTTCAGCTGTGGGTATACAGAGTGCGAAGGAGCTGACATCTGCAGCTGAGCCACCAGTCGGTATCCAAGAAGATTGGGTTGCCTGTGATAAATGTCAGAAGTGGCGTCTTCTTCCATATGGTACAGAAATCAAGCAACTACCTGAGAGGTGGCTTTGCAGTATGTTAAACTGGCT TCCTGGAATGAACCATTGTGACATTAGCGAGGAGGAGACGACAAGAGCTCTGCGTCACCTAAATAGCCTTCGAG GGACCATGGATAAGTTGTCTAAAGTAAAAGAAAAGCAGAGAGAACAAGGTGAGAATGCAAATGGAAAGCTACCAGTCAAGAAACAAAGTGCAGGAGAGTTGCGTCTTCGTAAAG ttgatagTCACGTGGCATGTGAGACCCCTATGAAGGATCCTTCAACCGTGGGCCTACAGATTGCAAGGGAGCTGACATCTGGAGCTAAGCCACCAGTTGCTCCTGTCGGTATAGTCCAAGAAGATTGGATTGCCTGTGATAAATGTCAGAAGTGGCGTCTTCTTCCATATGGTACAAAAATCGAGCAACTGCCCAAGAGGTGGCTGTGCAGTATGTTAAACTGGCT GCCTGGAATGAACAATTGTGACATTAGTGAGGAGGAGACGACAAGAGCTCTGCATGACCTAAATAGCCTTCGAAAAAATGCTGGTACAAGTGGGGCTGGAGTAATTTCAGCTGATATGCATGCCTACCGGAGGAAAGAAGAAACATTAGTTAATTAA
- the LOC132627973 gene encoding B3 domain-containing protein Os07g0563300-like isoform X1, with translation MSKLFRVEEEQREQAENANGKPPVKKQSAGVDSDVACATPMKDPSAVGIQSAKELTSAAEPPVGIQEDWVACDKCQKWRLLPYGTEIKQLPERWLCSMLNWLPGMNHCDISEEETTRALRHLNSLRGTMDKLSKVKEKQREQGENANGKLPVKKQSAGELRLRKVDSHVACETPMKDPSTVGLQIARELTSGAKPPVAPVGIVQEDWIACDKCQKWRLLPYGTKIEQLPKRWLCSMLNWLPGMNNCDISEEETTRALHDLNSLRKNAGTSGAGVISADMHAYRRKEETLVN, from the exons ATGAGTAAGTTGTTTAGAGTAGAAGAAGAGCAGAGAGAACAAGCTGAGAATGCAAATGGAAAGCCACCAGTCAAGAAACAAAGTGCAGGAG TTGATAGTGATGTGGCATGTGCGACCCCTATGAAGGATCCTTCAGCTGTGGGTATACAGAGTGCGAAGGAGCTGACATCTGCAGCTGAGCCACCAGTCGGTATCCAAGAAGATTGGGTTGCCTGTGATAAATGTCAGAAGTGGCGTCTTCTTCCATATGGTACAGAAATCAAGCAACTACCTGAGAGGTGGCTTTGCAGTATGTTAAACTGGCT TCCTGGAATGAACCATTGTGACATTAGCGAGGAGGAGACGACAAGAGCTCTGCGTCACCTAAATAGCCTTCGAG GGACCATGGATAAGTTGTCTAAAGTAAAAGAAAAGCAGAGAGAACAAGGTGAGAATGCAAATGGAAAGCTACCAGTCAAGAAACAAAGTGCAGGAGAGTTGCGTCTTCGTAAAG ttgatagTCACGTGGCATGTGAGACCCCTATGAAGGATCCTTCAACCGTGGGCCTACAGATTGCAAGGGAGCTGACATCTGGAGCTAAGCCACCAGTTGCTCCTGTCGGTATAGTCCAAGAAGATTGGATTGCCTGTGATAAATGTCAGAAGTGGCGTCTTCTTCCATATGGTACAAAAATCGAGCAACTGCCCAAGAGGTGGCTGTGCAGTATGTTAAACTGGCT GCCTGGAATGAACAATTGTGACATTAGTGAGGAGGAGACGACAAGAGCTCTGCATGACCTAAATAGCCTTCGAAAAAATGCTGGTACAAGTGGGGCTGGAGTAATTTCAGCTGATATGCATGCCTACCGGAGGAAAGAAGAAACATTAGTTAATTAA
- the LOC132627971 gene encoding geranylgeranyl pyrophosphate synthase, chloroplastic-like: MRSMNLVDSWAQACLVLNQTLPYKSFNNGFMKIPLKNPKIKPQTRPISISAIATKEDEKVVTEQFNFKLYVAEKAILVNKALDEAIIIKDPPVIHESMRYSLLAGGKRVRPMLCLAAAELVGGDQSAAVPAACAVEMIHTMSLIHDDLPCMDNDDLRRGKPTNHKVYGEDVAVLAGDSLLAFAFEYIATATTGVSPARIVAAVAELAKSIGIEGLVAGQVADIASTGNPNVGLDTLEFIHIHKTAALLEASVVLGAILGGGNEDDVDKLRSFARCIGLLFQVVDDILDVTKSSEELGKTAGKDLAVDKTTYPKLMGLEKAKEFAADLNREAKEQLVEFDPRKAAPLIALADYIAYREN, from the exons atgagatcTATGAATCTCGTTGATTCATGGGCTCAAGCTTGTTTAGTTTTGAATCAAACCTTACCTTATAAATCCTTCAATAATGGATTCATGAAAATCCCTCTCAAAAATCCCAAAATCAAACCCCAAACAAGACCCATAAGCATTTCAGCTATAGCTACCAAAGAAGATGAAAAAGTTGTTACCGAGCAGTTCAATTTCAAACTCTACGTAGCAGAAAAGGCTATTCTTGTAAACAAAGCATTAGATGAGGCTATTATAATAAAAGACCCACCTGTTATCCACGAATCAATGCGTTACTCCCTTCTGGCCGGCGGTAAACGTGTCCGGCCAATGCTTTGCCTCGCCGCCGCCGAACTCGTCGGCGGCGACCAAAGCGCGGCCGTGCCGGCAGCTTGCGCCGTCGAGATGATACATACGATGTCGTTAATTCATGATGATTTGCCTTGTATGGATAATGATGATCTCCGCCGTGGAAAACCGACGAACCATAAAGTGTACGGTGAGGATGTGGCGGTGCTTGCTGGAGATTCGTTACTTGCGTTTGCGTTTGAGTATATTGCTACGGCGACGACGGGAGTTTCGCCGGCGAGGATAGTTGCTGCCGTTGCTGAATTGGCGAAATCTATTGGAATTGAAGGGTTAGTAGCTGGACAAGTGGCGGATATAGCTTCTACAG gTAACCCTAATGTGGGATTAGACACGCTTGAATTCATCCACATACACAAAACAGCAGCATTACTAGAAGCTTCAGTAGTACTAGGAGCAATCCTAGGTGGCGGGAACGAAGATGACGTGGACAAGTTAAGGAGCTTTGCTAGATGTATTGGACTATTATTTCAAGTAGTTGATGATATACTTGACGTTACAAAGTCATCTGAAGAGCTCGGAAAAACTGCTGGAAAAGATTTGGCAGTGGATAAAACGACGTATCCGAAACTTATGGGATTAGAAAAGGCTAAGGAATTTGCGGCAGATCTTAACAGGGAAGCTAAAGAACAGTTGGTTGAATTTGATCCACGTAAAGCTGCTCCTTTGATTGCTTTGGCTGATTATATTGCTTATCGTGAAAattag
- the LOC132627969 gene encoding methyltransferase-like protein 2, giving the protein MEDNQLRLFMESGIYKLNSNALFIDPVRILNRSYTRVRVSPATYYSRFFDSSNSTQSPKAIEDSRKRKRKQKKKPQSLNEREQIADQRHQEVKPFLLKAHEALLEATDLLKDLRNLRNDGCAAGGCKELSQESSELSFLELGSVWQAPLYEIVLNCHQDDKTSQDGGSTLVRSIEQRVTPAFNNLIANEESCDIEAELFNHKYIIPKRSCFYMSDLRQIDNLIPADSDCGFNLIVLDPPWENGSAHQKLRYPTLPNRYFLSLPVKQLCHTSGALVALWVTNREKLRGFVQNQLFPKWGVKYAASFYWLKVKANGMMTGELDLFHHRPYECLLLGYCDGKDTHSGNLTKLNPIPDNQVFISVPGDYSRKPPIGELLLDYLPGSRPARCIELFAREMITGWTSWGNEPLHFQDLRYFVSKTTEK; this is encoded by the exons ATGGAAGACAATCAATTGCGATTGTTCATGGAATCAGGAATTTATAAGCTTAACTCAAACGCCTTATTCATCGACCCGGTTCGAATACTGAACCGTTCTTACACCCGGGTTAGGGTTTCGCCTGCTACATATTACTCTCGGTTCTTCGATTCCTCGAATTCAACACAATCTCCAAAAGCTATCGAAGATTCTAGAAAACGAAAACGTAAACAGAAGAAAAAGCCTCAGTCTCTCAATGAACGCGAACAAATCGCCGATCAACGTCATCAG GAGGTGAAGCCGTTTTTGTTGAAAGCGCATGAAGCTCTGCTTGAAGCTACTGATCTTTTGAAAGATTTGAGAAATTTGAGGAATGATGGATGTGCTGCGGGGGGATGTAAGGAGTTGTCGCAGGAAAGTAGTGAGCTATCCTTTCTGGAGCTCGGAAGTGTTTGGCAAGCTCCGTTGTATGAGATTGTTCTCAATTGCCATCAAGATGATAAAACTTCCCAAGATGGAG GTTCAACACTTGTTCGGAGTATTGAGCAAAGAGTCACTCCTGCATTTAATAATCTAATTGCCAATGAGGAAAGCTGTGATATAGAGGCTGAGCTTTTCAATCACAAGTATATAATTCCCAAAAGGAGCTGTTTCTATATG TCTGATTTGAGGCAGATTGACAATTTAATCCCAG CTGATTCTGATTGTGGCTTCAATCTCATAGTTCTAGACCCCCCTTGGGAAAATGGCAGCGCTCATCAGAAACTGAG GTACCCAACTTTGCCTAATCGATACTTCTTATCTCTCCCTGTCAAGCAACTTTGTCATACCTCCGGAGCACTTGTTGCATTGTGGGTTACCAACAGGGAGAAATTGCGAGGTTTTGTGCAGAATCAGTTATTTCCCAAATGGGGAGTAAAATATGCAGCTAGCTTTTACTGGTTGAAG GTTAAGGCTAATGGGATGATGACTGGTGAATTGGACCTCTTTCATCACCGACCATATGAATGTCTTCTCCTAGGTTACTGTGATGGAAAG GATACGCATTCTGGTAATTTAACAAAATTGAATCCCATACCGGATAATCAAGTGTTCATTAGTGTTCCCGGCGATTATTCAAGGAAACCGCCCATTGGAG AGCTGCTGCTAGATTATTTGCCGGGGTCTAGGCCTGCTCGCTGCATTGAACTGTTCGCTAGAGAAATGATAACTGGCTGGACTTCTTGGGGGAATGAACCTCTTCATTTTCAGGATTTGAGATATTTTGTTAGTAAGACAACTGAAAAATAA